From Paenibacillus sp. GP183, one genomic window encodes:
- a CDS encoding MFS transporter — protein sequence MFLSLPIFSWAMYDFANTIFSSNVTTVFFPLYFSEAIGTNESMNQIASTFITYATAFASLLLVLFSPLYGIMIDRTGRKKTYLLPFTWLCIGSTLIMGASSLWSTDQLWFGMNASIMGTLLFFVLAQFFYSSCLVFYDSMISDLGNARELPVISGFGVSVGYIGTLAGLVAFIFVGKNHFENTFIPSALMFLIFSLPIMLLYKEKPAKQADSGKSFLSGYKEIWQTFKEARMYRPAFVFMFAYFFFNDAISTAIAVMAVYAKTVMGFTTSQFILLYLVSTVFSIIGSFIFGYITRFIGAKKAVTSVAALLIVAVAIATFAPSQSIFWIAGGLYGIAMGAMWVTSRTLIVQLTPPEKRGQFFGLYAFSGKISAIVGPTLYGSITWALASSGNLASRVALGSLMLLVVIGLIIHMRVPGGDSVVHK from the coding sequence ATGTTCCTTTCTCTACCCATTTTTTCATGGGCCATGTACGATTTCGCAAATACGATTTTCTCTTCCAATGTAACTACTGTATTTTTCCCGCTTTATTTCTCGGAGGCCATTGGAACGAATGAATCGATGAACCAGATCGCGAGTACCTTCATTACTTATGCCACCGCCTTTGCAAGTCTTCTGCTTGTCCTGTTCTCGCCTTTATACGGGATCATGATTGACCGCACTGGACGCAAGAAAACATATCTGCTGCCTTTCACATGGCTCTGCATTGGATCAACCCTGATCATGGGAGCCTCTTCTCTTTGGTCCACCGACCAGCTGTGGTTTGGGATGAATGCCTCTATCATGGGGACACTGCTGTTTTTCGTGCTGGCTCAATTTTTTTACAGCTCTTGCCTCGTTTTCTATGATTCCATGATCTCCGATCTGGGCAATGCGCGCGAGCTTCCCGTGATTTCCGGATTCGGGGTATCTGTCGGTTATATCGGGACTTTGGCAGGCTTGGTGGCATTCATCTTTGTTGGCAAAAACCATTTTGAGAATACTTTTATTCCCAGCGCTCTTATGTTCTTGATCTTCTCCCTTCCCATCATGCTGCTATATAAGGAAAAGCCCGCCAAACAGGCGGACTCCGGCAAATCTTTTCTTAGCGGCTATAAGGAAATCTGGCAGACCTTCAAAGAGGCACGAATGTACCGTCCGGCTTTTGTGTTCATGTTTGCCTATTTCTTCTTTAATGATGCCATCAGCACAGCGATTGCGGTCATGGCTGTTTATGCCAAAACGGTAATGGGCTTTACAACAAGCCAATTTATTTTGCTGTACCTGGTGTCGACGGTGTTCAGCATCATTGGTTCATTCATCTTTGGATACATAACTCGTTTCATTGGCGCCAAGAAGGCTGTAACCTCAGTGGCGGCTTTGCTTATCGTAGCTGTTGCGATTGCGACCTTCGCCCCAAGTCAGAGCATTTTCTGGATTGCCGGCGGTTTATACGGGATTGCCATGGGTGCCATGTGGGTGACTTCACGCACGCTGATTGTTCAGCTTACGCCGCCTGAAAAGCGCGGACAATTTTTCGGGCTCTATGCGTTCTCAGGGAAGATATCCGCTATTGTCGGACCTACACTCTATGGCTCTATTACCTGGGCCCTTGCAAGCAGCGGCAATCTGGCAAGCCGAGTAGCTTTAGGCTCTTTGATGCTGTTGGTCGTGATCGGATTGATTATTCATATGCGTGTGCCTGGCGGGGACTCCGTTGTTCATAAATAA
- a CDS encoding GNAT family N-acetyltransferase — MKDGIKPCYGLTEKELSEIKRLSLLCNQSDAIRLKLNWDMLRERSVELNNDFLYYKNNVLIGFLGIYSFNSKEAEISGMVHPDYRRRGIFQELTDAAVKACRRRSIPKLIFICPRTSASGKAFLDALGAAYSFSEYRMEMMAPLESQAQTASDTTASQANLSHEGIRIREAGQPDTELLVRLNMSGFSMSEQDVREYVAVSLNGKGDKTYIAELGEVPIGKIGAQLIEAAGFIYGFTVLAEYRGKGYGRQILAQTIQSMRSMEPDVQIALEVAVENERALGLYESCGFYVVTAYDYHELYL, encoded by the coding sequence ATGAAAGATGGAATCAAGCCATGTTACGGCTTAACCGAGAAGGAACTGAGTGAGATCAAAAGACTGTCGCTGCTTTGCAACCAGTCTGATGCAATCAGGCTGAAGCTGAATTGGGACATGCTGCGAGAGCGGTCCGTAGAGCTGAATAATGATTTTTTATATTACAAAAATAACGTCTTGATCGGTTTTCTCGGCATTTATAGCTTTAACTCCAAGGAAGCGGAAATCAGCGGGATGGTTCACCCGGATTATCGCCGCAGGGGGATTTTTCAGGAATTAACCGATGCGGCTGTGAAAGCTTGCAGGAGGAGATCGATTCCGAAGCTGATCTTCATTTGTCCGCGCACCTCGGCTAGCGGTAAAGCTTTTCTGGATGCGTTGGGCGCGGCGTATTCCTTCTCGGAGTATCGCATGGAGATGATGGCACCACTGGAAAGTCAGGCGCAGACAGCATCGGATACGACAGCATCTCAAGCGAACTTGTCTCATGAAGGCATCCGAATTCGCGAGGCGGGTCAACCCGATACTGAACTGCTTGTGCGGCTTAATATGTCGGGATTCTCCATGAGTGAGCAGGATGTGCGGGAATATGTCGCCGTAAGTTTGAATGGCAAGGGAGATAAAACCTACATCGCAGAGCTGGGAGAGGTACCTATTGGAAAAATAGGCGCTCAGCTCATTGAAGCTGCCGGATTTATATACGGTTTCACGGTGCTGGCCGAATACCGCGGTAAGGGCTACGGGCGTCAGATTTTAGCGCAGACGATTCAATCAATGCGCAGCATGGAGCCTGACGTGCAAATTGCGTTGGAAGTTGCTGTAGAAAACGAAAGAGCCCTAGGGCTCTATGAGTCTTGCGGTTTTTATGTCGTGACGGCTTACGATTATCATGAGCTTTATTTATGA
- a CDS encoding ABC transporter permease subunit, whose translation MRKTLMLIFAGLGTLVGVFLLSNLNEAFMNYSPELLKVTHRSNVDLKALTVKYPELTVEDTEKDIIRTPYGKSLWFATQLPSISGVIRANLIPIEPAFSMKKYVFELKQKLEHYSRGDFGTSGGYGSTKGILFKDQLKKMIPRTLTYLLPGLLFSILLGVGFSLLAFMRKSLGKLIDGIHMLLMGLPDFFVIVLIQLIAVYASRLTDKRVILIIQVGNEVPFLIPFLAITLIPAVLIYGTMRTAIGREMAQAYVVTAYAKGLGRSRVLLRHVFRNVLEDLLAIMPKATTIAVSSMAVAEVLCNIVGVGGYIIRPFYQDVSALPLMCTLLAVFTISLHGIFALIRKLLVVNTSEVA comes from the coding sequence ATGAGAAAGACATTGATGCTTATCTTTGCCGGGCTGGGCACACTGGTGGGTGTTTTTCTGCTGAGTAATCTCAATGAGGCTTTTATGAACTATTCGCCCGAGCTGCTCAAAGTTACCCATCGTTCTAATGTTGATCTGAAAGCCCTTACGGTGAAATATCCGGAGTTAACCGTCGAGGATACCGAGAAGGACATTATTCGCACTCCTTATGGAAAATCCTTATGGTTTGCTACCCAGCTGCCTTCGATTTCCGGAGTTATTAGAGCCAATCTCATCCCTATCGAACCTGCCTTCTCTATGAAAAAATACGTTTTTGAGCTTAAGCAGAAGCTTGAGCATTACAGCCGGGGGGACTTCGGTACCTCAGGCGGCTATGGCAGCACTAAAGGTATTTTGTTCAAGGATCAATTGAAGAAAATGATTCCGCGCACGTTAACCTACCTCCTTCCAGGACTGCTGTTCTCAATTCTACTGGGAGTCGGGTTTTCTCTGCTGGCTTTCATGCGCAAATCACTCGGCAAGCTGATCGATGGGATTCATATGCTGCTTATGGGTCTGCCGGATTTTTTCGTCATCGTCCTTATACAGCTCATCGCTGTTTATGCATCCAGACTTACGGATAAACGAGTGATATTGATCATTCAAGTGGGGAATGAGGTTCCATTCCTAATCCCTTTTTTGGCGATCACCCTCATCCCGGCTGTACTGATCTATGGAACCATGCGAACGGCGATTGGACGGGAAATGGCCCAAGCCTATGTGGTTACGGCCTATGCCAAGGGGCTCGGCCGATCCCGGGTGCTGCTCCGCCATGTGTTTCGCAACGTGCTGGAGGATTTGTTGGCCATAATGCCAAAGGCAACCACTATCGCTGTCTCCAGCATGGCGGTTGCGGAAGTGCTCTGCAATATTGTCGGGGTAGGCGGATACATCATCCGTCCCTTCTATCAGGATGTAAGTGCGCTCCCTCTGATGTGCACGCTGCTGGCTGTCTTCACCATCTCCCTTCACGGAATATTTGCGCTGATTCGCAAGCTTCTTGTCGTGAATACCAGTGAGGTGGCGTAA
- a CDS encoding ABC transporter permease subunit, with protein MNKYTYSYKLAWTLVIILLLTALIGGFIKPHPIDPAHKIGLIANPDPHGLSMIKPPFAPNSTFGLGTDHRGYDMLSLILNGMKYTLGYALFITFARFLLALPVGLWVGAAGKGRQALSTLQWISSSVPPILFIFPPLMGIYAGLGLDRGLPMSDPRQIGFSLTFLIMVIGIGIFPLGHLVNERARFYNDKLYVTSSQVMGGSLWHRIRRHLLPNMRAELLFAFLAEYVQILFLMGQLAVLGIFLGGGETLTWDDGYVISITTTGEWTSLIAYGGNTKMIRLYPWVIVSAGAFYTASILILQFFLSQLKKKQRTSLK; from the coding sequence ATGAACAAATATACATATTCCTATAAGCTGGCTTGGACACTGGTCATCATTCTCTTGCTTACCGCCCTGATCGGAGGCTTCATCAAGCCTCATCCCATAGATCCCGCTCACAAAATCGGTCTTATCGCCAATCCGGATCCACACGGCTTATCCATGATTAAACCGCCTTTTGCGCCTAACTCCACCTTCGGGTTGGGTACCGATCATCGAGGCTATGATATGCTGAGCTTAATTTTAAACGGGATGAAATATACGCTTGGCTATGCCTTATTTATTACTTTTGCCCGTTTTTTACTCGCACTGCCGGTGGGACTCTGGGTAGGTGCAGCCGGGAAAGGACGCCAAGCTTTATCCACCTTGCAATGGATTTCTTCGTCTGTGCCGCCGATCTTATTTATTTTTCCGCCCTTAATGGGGATATATGCAGGTCTTGGCCTGGATAGAGGACTGCCGATGAGCGATCCTCGCCAAATCGGGTTCAGTCTCACTTTCCTGATCATGGTGATCGGAATCGGCATTTTTCCGTTGGGCCACCTGGTTAATGAACGAGCCCGTTTTTACAATGACAAGCTGTACGTTACATCATCTCAGGTCATGGGTGGATCTCTTTGGCATCGGATTCGGCGGCATTTGCTGCCCAATATGCGGGCCGAGCTGCTATTTGCCTTTCTAGCCGAGTATGTGCAGATTCTTTTCCTGATGGGACAGCTCGCTGTCTTGGGCATTTTTCTGGGCGGGGGCGAGACCTTGACGTGGGATGATGGATATGTAATCAGCATAACCACCACTGGGGAATGGACCTCACTGATCGCATACGGCGGTAATACGAAGATGATTCGTCTCTATCCTTGGGTTATCGTAAGTGCAGGAGCCTTTTATACAGCGTCAATACTGATCCTTCAGTTCTTTCTCTCTCAATTGAAAAAGAAGCAGCGGACTTCGTTGAAGTAG
- a CDS encoding bile acid:sodium symporter family protein: protein MRGTMLIRLNKGLEKVMPLLTPTGVLIGVVGTYWLNSYAGFVPWIFAVMTFSGSLGSSFKDLVKVMTHPKPIICLFVILHIVMPFVGWTAGHVLFPNDLYTETGYILLFVIPTGVVSVVWVSIYKGNIPLTLSLILLDTLLSPLIVPASLNLWVGAKVQMDVWAIMKGLLWMVVIPSLIGMALNQMTKGRIKKTWGATLAPFSKIGLFVVVAINSSLVAPYLKQFNGKLMMIIIVTLVTTMMGYLAGWAISRWFRWDRDFTVTAIFNSGMRNLSAGAVLAVQYFPAPVALPVISGILFQQILAALFGYLLGKRQLVEGKIK from the coding sequence ATGAGGGGTACCATGTTGATTCGCTTGAACAAAGGGCTTGAGAAGGTCATGCCTCTGCTTACTCCTACCGGAGTACTGATCGGAGTTGTCGGAACCTATTGGCTGAATAGCTATGCCGGTTTTGTCCCTTGGATATTTGCAGTGATGACATTTTCAGGCAGTCTTGGCTCGAGCTTTAAGGATTTGGTCAAAGTAATGACTCATCCGAAGCCGATTATTTGCCTATTTGTAATTCTGCATATCGTAATGCCTTTCGTAGGTTGGACAGCAGGACATGTACTGTTCCCCAACGATTTGTATACTGAGACCGGGTACATTTTGCTCTTTGTTATTCCGACCGGAGTGGTAAGCGTGGTATGGGTTTCTATATATAAAGGAAATATACCTCTTACCTTATCGTTGATTTTGCTTGATACTTTGCTTTCGCCTCTTATCGTTCCTGCCAGTCTTAATCTGTGGGTAGGGGCTAAAGTTCAAATGGACGTATGGGCGATTATGAAAGGGCTATTATGGATGGTGGTTATTCCGTCGTTGATCGGTATGGCTCTGAATCAGATGACGAAGGGCAGGATTAAAAAAACTTGGGGAGCAACGCTGGCTCCCTTTTCCAAAATCGGTTTGTTTGTTGTTGTCGCGATCAACAGCTCGCTTGTAGCGCCGTATTTGAAACAGTTCAACGGGAAACTTATGATGATTATTATTGTGACACTAGTAACGACAATGATGGGTTATTTGGCGGGTTGGGCGATATCCAGATGGTTTCGATGGGACCGGGATTTTACGGTCACCGCTATTTTCAACTCGGGGATGCGGAATTTAAGCGCGGGCGCAGTACTGGCCGTTCAGTACTTCCCGGCTCCTGTTGCGCTTCCCGTCATTTCGGGTATACTTTTTCAGCAGATTTTGGCGGCCCTTTTTGGATACTTGTTAGGTAAGAGGCAGCTAGTTGAGGGAAAGATCAAATAA
- a CDS encoding NAD-dependent epimerase/dehydratase family protein: MGKLALIIGGSGFLGSAITAQLTRDGWDTHVLSRGNKPVTQGGTVILADRSVPEKLQAALEGRHYDLVVDCAGYNEPDAANALHSLKGRCGHYVFISTDYVYASNKQMAFPITESAATQRDTAYAAGKLDCERLLLDAWDSGRFPATVLRPPHILGAGKELGSDQVLGRDTGLLAKIRSGEGLKLLNEGQMLIQPVWTREIANCIAHIAGMEQSFGHIFNFTGPDAVTAKRYYEIVAGLLGVELQFSSVLLHTFLQHKPNDVHYARHRIYDTSRLTQVTGYKPQLKLEDAIKETLDWMISKEGTG; this comes from the coding sequence ATGGGAAAACTCGCACTTATCATCGGCGGCAGCGGATTTCTCGGCAGCGCGATTACTGCACAACTGACAAGGGACGGCTGGGACACCCACGTGCTCAGCAGAGGCAATAAGCCTGTTACTCAGGGTGGCACCGTTATTCTGGCAGATCGTTCCGTTCCTGAGAAGTTGCAGGCGGCATTGGAAGGTCGTCATTATGACCTGGTCGTTGATTGCGCCGGCTACAATGAGCCCGATGCGGCGAACGCTTTACATAGCTTGAAAGGACGTTGCGGACACTACGTTTTCATAAGCACCGATTATGTATACGCATCCAACAAGCAGATGGCATTTCCAATTACGGAATCGGCTGCGACGCAGCGCGACACAGCATATGCGGCGGGGAAGCTTGATTGTGAGCGGTTGCTTCTGGATGCCTGGGATAGTGGGAGGTTTCCGGCGACGGTTCTTCGGCCGCCGCACATTTTGGGTGCGGGAAAGGAGCTCGGCAGCGACCAGGTTCTCGGTCGGGACACTGGGCTATTAGCCAAAATCCGTAGTGGGGAGGGACTTAAGCTGCTAAACGAAGGACAGATGCTTATCCAGCCGGTGTGGACTCGCGAGATCGCGAACTGCATCGCACATATTGCCGGGATGGAGCAGAGCTTCGGCCATATTTTTAACTTTACCGGACCGGATGCGGTAACGGCTAAGCGGTATTATGAGATCGTTGCCGGGTTGCTAGGCGTGGAGCTTCAATTCAGTTCCGTGCTTCTTCATACCTTTTTGCAGCATAAACCTAACGATGTCCATTACGCGAGGCACCGAATTTATGACACGTCGCGTTTAACTCAAGTAACCGGATATAAGCCGCAGTTAAAACTGGAGGATGCAATTAAAGAAACACTTGATTGGATGATATCGAAGGAAGGAACAGGATGA
- a CDS encoding LysE family translocator yields MYGIINFEVFLLTAILLNLTPGTDTMYIVNRSISQGRTAGIYSALGISAGVVVHTLLAAFGLSVILMQSAFLFDVIKIIGAIYLAYLGIKMLLAKKTAKEQKSLPKQDNKKIFLQGMITNVTNPKVALFFLAFLPQFIHSAGVISPIPFIILGLTFTLTGGIWCLITAYFSSMATNKLRGNSKFETVINKLTGIIFIAMGIKLLNTKAMQ; encoded by the coding sequence GTGTACGGTATAATAAATTTTGAAGTATTTTTACTAACAGCTATTCTGCTGAATTTAACTCCTGGTACAGATACCATGTATATAGTAAACAGAAGTATTTCACAGGGCAGAACGGCAGGGATTTATTCGGCTCTTGGAATTTCTGCTGGTGTTGTTGTTCACACATTGCTTGCTGCCTTTGGATTATCGGTTATTTTAATGCAATCGGCTTTTTTATTTGACGTGATTAAGATTATAGGAGCAATTTATCTAGCTTATTTAGGTATTAAGATGTTACTGGCAAAGAAGACAGCAAAGGAGCAGAAATCCTTACCAAAACAAGACAATAAAAAAATATTTTTACAAGGTATGATAACGAATGTCACAAACCCGAAAGTTGCTTTATTCTTCTTAGCATTTCTCCCTCAATTTATTCATAGTGCGGGTGTTATCAGTCCAATTCCTTTTATTATCTTAGGTCTTACGTTTACTTTGACTGGGGGAATATGGTGTCTAATCACAGCTTATTTTTCTTCTATGGCTACTAACAAACTAAGAGGAAATTCAAAATTTGAAACGGTTATAAATAAGCTAACAGGAATTATTTTTATTGCTATGGGAATAAAATTACTTAATACAAAAGCAATGCAATAG
- a CDS encoding glucose 1-dehydrogenase gives MLKGKTALITGSATGIGREIALRLAREGVHVTINYSKSEKEALETQREVEALGVQSLLYKATVADDLQVRQMVKETINKFGSLDILVNNAGVTDFVKHDDLEGLKEEHWDRVMDVNVKGLFFCCRAAAAELKRQKGCIVNITSIAGMTGLGSSIAYAASKAAAISVTKSLARVMAPEVRVNGIAPGIVQTRWVAGQDDHIKRLAEGTPLGRVATPEDVAEVAYSLIVHSQFVTGQTVVVDGGMFI, from the coding sequence ATGTTAAAAGGAAAAACAGCGCTGATTACCGGTTCGGCAACCGGCATCGGCCGGGAGATTGCGCTTCGTCTGGCGAGGGAAGGAGTCCATGTTACGATTAATTATTCAAAATCGGAGAAGGAAGCGCTTGAAACGCAGCGGGAGGTTGAAGCTTTAGGCGTACAAAGTCTGTTGTATAAAGCAACGGTCGCCGATGACCTGCAGGTGAGGCAAATGGTGAAAGAAACGATAAACAAATTCGGAAGCCTGGATATTTTGGTCAACAATGCCGGCGTCACGGATTTTGTGAAGCATGATGATTTGGAAGGGCTCAAGGAAGAACATTGGGACCGGGTGATGGATGTCAACGTCAAAGGTCTGTTTTTCTGCTGCAGGGCAGCCGCAGCTGAATTGAAGAGGCAAAAGGGTTGCATCGTCAACATTACTTCCATTGCAGGAATGACCGGTCTGGGCAGCTCAATCGCGTATGCCGCTTCCAAGGCCGCTGCTATCAGCGTGACGAAGTCGCTGGCCCGCGTTATGGCTCCGGAAGTTCGCGTGAACGGCATAGCGCCCGGGATTGTGCAGACGCGTTGGGTAGCTGGACAGGACGATCATATTAAACGCCTTGCGGAAGGTACCCCGCTGGGAAGGGTAGCTACTCCAGAGGATGTTGCCGAAGTCGCGTATTCTTTGATTGTGCATTCGCAATTTGTGACGGGCCAGACAGTGGTCGTTGATGGCGGAATGTTTATTTAA
- a CDS encoding UDP-glucose--hexose-1-phosphate uridylyltransferase codes for MDEHEGEIMTHKGTIPERAACTLERLLQFAKQNGFLEPLDVYAARNALMDLLGIAEPYIGSLPEERLDSPVELLELLLDDAYEAGLLPENTNTYRDLLDAKIMGALIPRPSEVVHQFWQTAKLKGIQAATNAFYQFSIDSNYIRMDRIRKNAYWLAPTEYGELEMTINLSKPEKDPKEIALLKTLPQSSYPKCLLCVDNVGYSGRLDHPARQNLRVIPLELDGEYWYFQYSPYVYYNEHSIIFHQQHIPMKISENTFFRLLDFVDQFPHYFIGSNADLPIVGGSILNHDHFQGGHHAFPMEKAHADTLFVHPDFPGVKAAVVKWPMSVLRLNGSNRRSLEKLAGKLLEDWKGYSDAEAEVAAFTENGGERIPHNTITPIARNNAKGEYELDLVLRNNRTSAEHPDGIFHPHHPLHHIKKENIGLIEVMGLAVLPGRLQQELAEIAGLLSGTADFGSEIRENPANPLHKHAGWIEQLLGKHGASLSAEEADTVLQAEVGAKFLDVLLDAGVFKHTASGQASFARFLAAAGFARE; via the coding sequence ATGGACGAACATGAGGGTGAAATCATGACACACAAAGGAACCATCCCGGAACGTGCAGCCTGTACGCTTGAGCGTCTGCTGCAGTTCGCTAAACAAAATGGCTTTCTGGAGCCGCTCGATGTATATGCAGCGAGGAATGCCCTTATGGATCTGCTGGGTATCGCAGAGCCTTATATAGGCAGCTTGCCGGAAGAGCGGCTGGACAGTCCTGTCGAGCTGCTGGAGCTGCTGCTTGACGATGCTTATGAAGCTGGGCTCCTGCCTGAGAACACAAACACTTACCGTGACTTATTGGATGCCAAAATCATGGGTGCCCTGATCCCCCGACCATCCGAGGTCGTGCATCAATTTTGGCAAACGGCCAAATTAAAGGGGATCCAAGCGGCAACGAACGCTTTTTATCAATTCTCCATCGACTCCAACTATATTCGTATGGACCGAATTCGTAAAAATGCCTACTGGCTGGCACCTACGGAGTATGGTGAATTGGAAATGACAATTAATCTTTCCAAGCCGGAGAAGGATCCGAAGGAAATTGCCCTGCTCAAAACGCTGCCGCAAAGCAGCTATCCGAAGTGTCTTCTGTGCGTAGACAATGTCGGTTACTCAGGTCGGCTGGATCACCCCGCCAGACAGAATCTGCGGGTTATTCCGCTGGAGCTTGACGGTGAATACTGGTATTTTCAATACTCACCTTATGTGTACTACAATGAGCACAGCATCATTTTTCACCAGCAGCATATCCCGATGAAAATATCGGAAAACACGTTTTTCAGGCTGCTTGATTTTGTGGATCAATTTCCGCATTATTTTATAGGCTCGAATGCGGATTTGCCGATCGTCGGCGGGTCCATCCTGAACCATGACCACTTTCAAGGCGGTCATCATGCATTTCCGATGGAAAAGGCACATGCGGATACGCTGTTCGTACACCCAGATTTTCCGGGGGTGAAGGCAGCTGTGGTGAAATGGCCGATGTCTGTGCTCAGACTCAACGGGTCTAACCGGCGATCTCTGGAAAAGCTGGCAGGCAAGCTGCTGGAGGACTGGAAGGGATACAGCGATGCCGAGGCGGAAGTTGCCGCTTTTACGGAAAATGGCGGGGAGCGGATCCCGCATAATACGATTACACCGATTGCGCGCAACAATGCCAAGGGCGAATACGAGCTCGATTTGGTGCTTCGCAACAATCGGACGAGTGCAGAGCATCCGGATGGCATCTTCCATCCGCACCATCCGCTGCATCACATCAAGAAGGAGAACATCGGCTTGATTGAGGTGATGGGGCTTGCGGTTCTGCCTGGACGTCTCCAGCAGGAGCTGGCGGAGATCGCAGGGCTGCTTTCAGGCACGGCCGACTTTGGAAGCGAGATTCGCGAGAATCCGGCGAATCCGCTGCATAAGCATGCCGGTTGGATCGAGCAGCTGCTTGGCAAGCATGGCGCGAGCCTTTCCGCTGAGGAGGCGGATACTGTGCTGCAGGCGGAAGTCGGCGCCAAATTCCTTGATGTGCTGCTTGACGCAGGCGTATTCAAGCACACGGCTTCGGGGCAAGCATCGTTTGCCCGCTTTTTGGCGGCGGCGGGCTTTGCCCGGGAGTAA
- the galE gene encoding UDP-glucose 4-epimerase GalE: MAILVTGGAGYIGSHAVAELLDKGEDVVVVDNLQQGHREAVLGGKLYEGDLRDGAFLDQVFSENTIDAVIHFAASSLVGESMKDPGKYYHNNVYGTLCLLEKMNQYGVAKIVFSSTAATYGEPEHIPILESDRTQPTNTYGETKLAMEKMMKWFDTAHGIKYVSLRYFNAAGAHIGGKIGEDHSPETHLIPIILQVALGQRTHISIFGEDYATPDGTCIRDYIHVSDLAEAHVLAVEKLRQGADSSIYNLGIGKGFSVKEVVDIARKVTGHEIPVVIEPRRAGDPAELIASSDRARRELGWKPSRDSLEAIIESAWKWHQSHPRGYNK, encoded by the coding sequence ATGGCCATACTGGTAACAGGCGGAGCGGGATATATCGGATCGCATGCGGTTGCGGAGCTTTTGGATAAAGGTGAAGATGTAGTCGTCGTGGATAATCTCCAGCAGGGGCATCGCGAAGCGGTATTGGGCGGTAAACTGTATGAGGGAGATCTTCGGGACGGAGCTTTTCTGGATCAGGTTTTTAGCGAAAATACAATCGATGCGGTCATTCATTTTGCGGCGAGTTCCCTGGTCGGCGAGAGCATGAAAGACCCTGGTAAATATTATCACAACAATGTTTACGGCACCCTGTGCCTTTTGGAAAAGATGAATCAATACGGTGTTGCTAAAATTGTATTCTCTTCCACGGCAGCAACCTATGGTGAGCCTGAGCATATCCCGATTCTCGAAAGCGATCGTACCCAGCCCACCAACACCTACGGCGAAACCAAGCTGGCTATGGAAAAAATGATGAAGTGGTTCGACACCGCCCACGGGATCAAATATGTGTCCTTGCGTTATTTTAATGCTGCAGGCGCCCATATCGGAGGCAAAATCGGCGAGGATCACAGTCCGGAAACGCATCTGATCCCAATCATCCTGCAGGTTGCTTTGGGGCAAAGAACGCATATCTCCATTTTTGGTGAAGATTACGCTACACCGGATGGCACCTGCATTCGTGATTACATTCACGTCAGCGACCTGGCGGAAGCCCATGTCCTTGCCGTTGAGAAGCTGCGTCAAGGGGCGGACAGCAGCATTTACAACCTCGGGATCGGCAAAGGCTTCTCGGTCAAAGAAGTCGTCGATATTGCCCGCAAGGTTACCGGACATGAGATTCCTGTTGTGATCGAACCGCGCCGTGCAGGTGATCCAGCTGAGCTTATCGCTTCGTCGGATCGTGCCAGACGGGAGCTCGGCTGGAAGCCTTCACGCGACAGTCTGGAAGCGATTATTGAGAGTGCATGGAAGTGGCATCAAAGCCATCCCCGAGGATACAACAAGTAA